The proteins below come from a single Thalassotalea ponticola genomic window:
- the hemL gene encoding glutamate-1-semialdehyde 2,1-aminomutase, with the protein MSHSQQLFEKAQQTIPGGVNSPVRAFKGVGGSPRFIEKADGAYTYDADGNKYIDYVGSWGPMILGHNHPKILQAVIETAQNGLSFGAPTELEITMAEKVRELVPSMEKLRMVSSGTEATMSAIRLARGYTNRNKILKFEGCYHGHADSLLVKAGSGALTLGVPNSPGIPADLAQHTLTVNYNDIDSVKTAFSEYGDDIACIIVEPVAGNMNCIPPVDGFLQGLRDICDQYNSVLIFDEVMTGFRVALGGAQAHYQVKPDLTTLGKVIGGGMPVGAFGGKAEIMDYIAPVGPVYQAGTLSGNPIAMAAGLAALTELSSQDYHQQLAANTQQLAEGFKDAATKHGIALSINYVGAMFGIFFTDQPQVNTFAQVMQCDNDAFNRFFHMMLDEGVYLAPSAFEAGFLSTAHSQADIENTIAAADRCFAKLASA; encoded by the coding sequence ATGTCACATTCACAGCAATTATTTGAAAAAGCGCAACAAACCATTCCCGGTGGCGTAAATTCACCTGTACGCGCCTTTAAGGGTGTTGGTGGCAGCCCTCGCTTTATTGAAAAAGCGGATGGTGCATATACTTATGATGCCGATGGCAATAAATATATCGATTACGTTGGCTCTTGGGGACCGATGATTTTAGGTCATAATCACCCTAAAATTTTACAAGCGGTGATTGAAACCGCACAAAACGGCCTCAGCTTTGGCGCCCCAACGGAACTTGAAATCACCATGGCCGAGAAAGTGCGCGAGTTAGTGCCGAGCATGGAAAAGCTGCGCATGGTTAGTTCGGGTACCGAAGCCACCATGAGCGCCATTCGCCTAGCGCGCGGTTATACCAACCGCAACAAGATCCTCAAATTTGAAGGTTGCTATCACGGCCATGCAGATTCGCTATTAGTCAAAGCCGGCTCAGGTGCTTTAACCTTAGGCGTGCCCAATTCACCAGGTATTCCGGCTGACTTAGCACAACACACGTTGACAGTTAACTACAATGATATCGACTCTGTTAAAACCGCTTTTAGCGAGTACGGCGATGATATCGCTTGTATTATTGTTGAGCCAGTAGCGGGTAACATGAACTGTATTCCTCCTGTAGATGGATTTTTACAGGGCTTACGCGATATCTGTGATCAATATAACAGCGTATTAATATTTGACGAAGTGATGACCGGTTTCCGCGTTGCCCTAGGTGGTGCACAGGCACATTATCAAGTCAAACCCGATCTCACCACGCTGGGCAAAGTTATCGGCGGCGGGATGCCTGTTGGTGCTTTTGGTGGCAAAGCCGAAATAATGGATTACATTGCCCCTGTTGGTCCGGTTTACCAAGCGGGTACATTGTCTGGTAACCCTATTGCCATGGCAGCGGGCTTAGCGGCGTTAACCGAATTAAGTAGCCAAGATTATCATCAACAACTGGCTGCTAATACCCAGCAATTAGCCGAAGGTTTTAAGGATGCGGCAACTAAGCACGGTATTGCCTTGAGCATTAATTACGTCGGCGCGATGTTTGGTATTTTCTTTACCGATCAACCACAGGTCAATACGTTTGCCCAAGTGATGCAATGTGATAACGATGCGTTCAACCGCTTCTTTCACATGATGCTCGACGAAGGCGTTTACCTAGCACCATCGGCATTTGAAGCTGGCTTTTTGTCAACTGCTCACTCACAAGCTGACATTGAAAATACCATCGCGGCAGCTGATCGTTGTTTTGCCAAATTAGCGAGCGCATAA
- a CDS encoding aspartate carbamoyltransferase: MKFQGSHILSVSQFDRDAVTRILDVAKRMIPYASRQKQCHVLQGAILNNLFFEPSTRTRVSFGTAFQLLGGFVHETVGQESSSLTKGESLVDTARVISGYADIIAMRHPTMHSVAEFASGSSVPVINGGDGANEHPTQALLDLFTIDAEMSRFGQGIDNLNICLMGDLKHGRTVHSLSKLLSLYDNVHLTLVSPKELQMPDHVVSILDDAGHKVTITDTMAGNLKSDVLYQTRIQEERFSSKAEADLYRGHFSLNKAVYEQHCKDNTVIMHPLPRDSRPEANELSVDLDDNVNLAIFRQAQNGVLVRMALFALALGVEDKLSQYERDVTWYSNKAK; the protein is encoded by the coding sequence ATGAAATTTCAGGGCAGCCACATCTTATCGGTATCCCAGTTTGATCGCGATGCAGTAACCCGAATTCTCGATGTTGCCAAGCGCATGATCCCTTATGCCAGCCGTCAAAAGCAGTGTCACGTATTACAGGGGGCAATATTAAACAACTTGTTTTTCGAGCCAAGCACTCGTACTCGCGTATCTTTTGGTACGGCATTTCAGTTGCTAGGTGGTTTTGTTCATGAAACCGTAGGTCAAGAAAGCTCGTCGCTAACCAAAGGTGAATCGCTAGTTGATACCGCTCGGGTTATTAGCGGCTATGCGGATATCATCGCAATGCGACACCCGACTATGCACTCGGTAGCTGAATTTGCCTCGGGCAGCAGCGTTCCCGTGATCAATGGTGGTGATGGTGCCAATGAACACCCAACTCAAGCACTACTTGATTTATTTACTATCGATGCCGAAATGAGTCGTTTTGGTCAAGGTATCGACAACTTGAATATCTGCTTAATGGGTGACCTAAAGCACGGTCGCACCGTCCATTCACTGTCTAAACTATTGAGTTTATACGACAATGTGCACCTAACCTTAGTATCGCCAAAAGAGTTGCAGATGCCAGATCACGTGGTCAGTATTCTCGATGACGCTGGGCATAAGGTGACCATTACCGATACCATGGCTGGCAATTTAAAGAGCGATGTTTTGTATCAAACCCGCATTCAAGAAGAGCGCTTTAGCAGTAAAGCGGAAGCCGACCTCTACCGAGGCCACTTTAGTTTGAATAAAGCGGTATATGAGCAACACTGTAAAGACAACACGGTGATCATGCATCCATTACCACGCGACTCGCGCCCTGAAGCAAACGAATTGAGCGTTGATTTAGACGACAACGTTAATTTAGCGATCTTCCGCCAAGCGCAAAATGGGGTTTTGGTACGCATGGCCTTATTTGCCTTGGCGCTTGGGGTCGAAGACAAGCTAAGCCAATACGAACGAGACGTCACTTGGTACAGTAATAAAGCGAAATAA
- the hemJ gene encoding protoporphyrinogen oxidase HemJ: MSILWVKAFHIAFMVAWFAGIFYLPRLFVYHAESTQNEVHQQLKIMERRLLFFVTPFALLTWLFGLWMMHYYGTSWILVSSWLHLKLVIVILLTGYHVYCFKLLADFKHDRNKRSGRFYRIFNEIPVFALFAIILLAVVKPVLY, translated from the coding sequence GTGTCAATATTATGGGTTAAGGCGTTTCATATTGCCTTTATGGTAGCGTGGTTTGCCGGTATTTTTTATTTGCCTAGGCTATTTGTATATCACGCAGAATCGACGCAAAACGAAGTCCATCAACAGCTCAAAATCATGGAGCGGCGTTTGTTGTTTTTTGTCACGCCGTTTGCGTTACTCACTTGGTTGTTTGGTTTGTGGATGATGCATTACTACGGCACCTCATGGATTTTAGTCAGTAGTTGGTTACACCTAAAACTGGTCATCGTGATTTTATTGACAGGATACCACGTCTACTGTTTTAAATTGTTAGCCGATTTCAAACACGACCGCAATAAGCGCAGTGGTCGCTTTTATCGTATTTTTAATGAGATCCCAGTATTTGCGTTGTTTGCCATTATCCTTTTAGCGGTAGTAAAACCGGTGCTCTATTAA
- a CDS encoding chloride channel protein, which yields MSLGSLRKKLAKPEPSLQLCLLAILGATLASVFIILFRYSVESIQLLYLQTADDYTTLPEFYRFITPLIAVCFILLVALISRFKYARMGIPFVLYRLKSAYGVIPFKNTLTQFFGGIAALAGGFSVGREGPAVHIGAAASSFLGNKLSLPYNSIRILCACGIAAGISASFNTPLAAVIFVMEVILREYKLHIFVPVMLASVIGSLMTHAFFGPYHEFEFFAYVAIDFWHYPLLILFGILLGTLAKAFNSSLMAVLKYTRDIHMARRLMIAALLMGLIGLIVPHSMGASLSAITFLFDSDTHVWLILAVLVAKFLATVIVLGLGIPGGIIGPTLGIGAVAGALMALCVSLLFHDASIAGDYALLGMAGMLAATLNAPLAALLTIVELSNQLALVLPAMVVITSAYLTSTQFWQNRSIFLQQLEFQQLPYQLTPVESSLQKYGVLSHIDTRFQLIDNDETKYVKSALSAITEGHLIIRDKTQPHRFRLVDIDLNLHPVDSDNSALKITDMPAIDSQATLSEAYYALYEKRDGAVYIYQKSMDNIIGVLTFEKIRQVLTKGAM from the coding sequence ATGTCCTTAGGGTCATTAAGGAAAAAATTGGCTAAACCCGAGCCATCTTTACAGCTGTGCTTGCTCGCTATTTTGGGAGCGACATTAGCATCTGTATTTATCATCTTATTTCGTTACAGCGTTGAGTCTATCCAATTGTTATATCTGCAAACTGCAGACGATTACACCACTTTACCAGAATTTTATCGATTTATAACCCCATTAATTGCGGTTTGCTTTATTCTTTTAGTCGCCCTTATCAGTCGCTTTAAATATGCGCGTATGGGGATCCCATTTGTCTTGTACCGGCTCAAGAGCGCCTATGGTGTCATTCCCTTTAAAAACACCCTTACTCAATTTTTTGGCGGTATTGCCGCATTAGCCGGTGGCTTCTCGGTTGGCCGAGAGGGACCCGCTGTGCACATTGGCGCAGCAGCCAGTTCGTTTTTAGGTAATAAATTGTCGCTGCCGTACAACAGCATAAGAATCCTCTGTGCTTGCGGTATTGCAGCCGGCATATCGGCGAGCTTTAACACCCCACTTGCGGCTGTTATCTTTGTTATGGAAGTGATTCTGCGCGAATACAAGCTGCACATTTTCGTTCCGGTGATGTTAGCGTCTGTCATTGGCTCATTGATGACTCACGCGTTTTTTGGCCCCTATCACGAGTTTGAATTTTTCGCCTACGTTGCCATCGACTTTTGGCATTACCCGTTATTAATTCTGTTCGGTATATTACTCGGTACCTTGGCAAAAGCCTTTAATAGTTCATTGATGGCGGTACTCAAATACACCCGCGATATACACATGGCCAGACGTTTAATGATCGCCGCATTGCTGATGGGCTTAATTGGTCTTATCGTCCCCCATAGCATGGGAGCCAGTTTAAGTGCGATAACGTTTTTATTTGATTCTGACACTCATGTATGGCTTATTTTAGCGGTACTTGTCGCCAAGTTTTTAGCCACGGTGATAGTGCTTGGCTTGGGTATTCCCGGTGGGATTATTGGGCCGACGTTGGGTATTGGCGCAGTAGCTGGGGCCTTGATGGCACTGTGCGTATCGCTGTTGTTTCACGATGCCAGTATTGCTGGTGACTATGCCCTGCTTGGCATGGCGGGTATGTTGGCAGCAACACTCAATGCTCCGCTAGCAGCGTTGTTGACTATTGTCGAGTTGTCCAACCAATTGGCGTTGGTTTTGCCCGCCATGGTGGTTATTACCAGTGCCTATTTAACCTCGACGCAGTTTTGGCAAAATCGCTCGATATTTTTACAGCAATTGGAGTTTCAACAATTGCCGTATCAACTTACGCCAGTGGAAAGCAGTTTGCAAAAGTACGGGGTGTTGTCACATATCGACACGCGTTTTCAGCTAATTGATAACGATGAAACCAAATACGTAAAAAGCGCCTTGAGCGCAATCACCGAAGGGCACCTCATCATTCGCGATAAAACTCAGCCGCATCGATTTCGCTTAGTCGATATTGACCTTAATTTACATCCCGTCGATTCTGATAATAGCGCCTTAAAGATCACCGACATGCCGGCAATCGATAGCCAAGCCACCTTATCCGAGGCCTATTATGCCTTGTATGAGAAGCGCGATGGCGCCGTTTATATTTACCAAAAATCAATGGATAATATTATTGGCGTATTAACCTTTGAAAAAATTCGCCAAGTCTTAACAAAAGGAGCGATGTAG
- a CDS encoding DUF6776 family protein: protein MNWLKSLTLTDLHRQFGAFRLLIITVFALSIVAFCAYKVGHSYQGYQDTIIAQQKQRLDKLYQMNEVARTQINTLLLELEIERLANQKAQNALRLVEDEHFSLRKELAFYEKIMAPEKTANGVIIDDVEITPTASANHYRFRVVLVQQQQSKRYAKGYIALKLKGSKNQRPASIDITNLSTLDKEALSFSFQYFQVIEGAFTLPDDFIPESVDVSAILPKGRWQKYHRLDETHAWPTNT from the coding sequence ATGAACTGGTTAAAATCATTAACATTAACAGATTTGCATCGTCAATTTGGCGCATTTCGACTGCTGATAATCACTGTCTTCGCATTGTCGATAGTGGCGTTTTGCGCATACAAAGTCGGTCACAGCTATCAAGGCTACCAAGACACCATTATTGCCCAGCAAAAACAACGCCTAGATAAGCTTTATCAAATGAATGAAGTGGCAAGAACGCAAATTAACACCTTGCTCTTAGAGCTAGAAATAGAACGGCTTGCCAATCAAAAAGCCCAAAACGCGCTGCGGTTGGTTGAAGACGAGCATTTTTCGCTGCGTAAAGAGTTGGCATTTTACGAAAAGATCATGGCGCCAGAGAAAACCGCTAACGGGGTCATTATCGACGACGTCGAAATCACCCCGACCGCAAGTGCTAACCACTATCGTTTTCGGGTTGTGCTGGTACAGCAACAGCAGAGTAAGCGATACGCAAAAGGCTATATTGCGCTAAAATTAAAGGGCAGTAAAAACCAGCGTCCAGCAAGTATTGATATTACTAACCTATCGACATTGGATAAAGAAGCACTCTCGTTTAGTTTTCAATATTTTCAGGTGATAGAAGGGGCATTTACGCTACCCGATGATTTTATTCCTGAGAGTGTTGATGTTTCTGCCATATTGCCCAAAGGTCGATGGCAAAAGTATCATCGCTTAGATGAAACACATGCTTGGCCAACAAATACTTGA
- the erpA gene encoding iron-sulfur cluster insertion protein ErpA, giving the protein MSDNQFPIQFSDAAANKVKLLVSEEENPELKLRVYVTGGGCSGFQYGFTFDEKVNDGDMTIEKNGVTMVVDPMSLQYLVGGTVDYVEGLEGARFLVDNPNAETTCGCGASFSI; this is encoded by the coding sequence ATGTCAGATAACCAGTTTCCAATACAATTTAGTGACGCAGCAGCGAATAAAGTGAAGCTATTAGTCAGTGAAGAAGAAAACCCTGAATTAAAGCTGCGAGTTTATGTTACCGGTGGTGGTTGCTCTGGTTTTCAGTATGGCTTTACCTTTGACGAAAAAGTTAATGACGGCGACATGACCATTGAAAAAAATGGCGTGACCATGGTTGTCGATCCCATGAGTTTACAATATCTCGTTGGCGGTACCGTTGACTATGTTGAAGGGCTTGAGGGCGCTCGCTTTTTAGTCGATAACCCGAATGCTGAAACAACCTGTGGTTGTGGAGCATCGTTTTCGATTTAA
- a CDS encoding efflux RND transporter periplasmic adaptor subunit: MAVIGQQKRANSLLTGLATRPYILAIAIALLLSLWLFSGMLGQEQKSAPTIRTNAPVANVTVKTFYAEPIEHTVTLYGRTEPDRQVILQAQVAGEITEVFAQRGQYVRKGDVIAKIALNDLPAQLEHYQTLLKQRRVDYYGAKALFSGGLENESALAKRLADVTEAKADLARIELAIENTTIVAPFDGVLNERFVEVGDYVSPSEDIAMLADLDPLIIRAHLSEQQVGTMELNQRARVTLLNQQQASGQIRYIASVANEQTNTFKVEIAIDNGNQQYLAGMSSEVELSKRQVSAIKVSPALLALDANGSIGIKSVADERVVFTPAQIVKSDEDGIWLAGLADEMRIITLGQGFVRAGDKVSVVEVLD; the protein is encoded by the coding sequence ATGGCAGTAATTGGCCAACAAAAACGCGCTAATTCGTTGTTAACAGGGCTCGCAACACGTCCTTATATACTCGCCATCGCTATCGCCTTGTTGCTCAGTTTATGGCTGTTCAGCGGCATGCTTGGTCAAGAGCAAAAGTCGGCGCCAACCATCCGTACCAACGCCCCAGTAGCCAATGTAACGGTGAAAACCTTTTACGCCGAGCCGATTGAACACACTGTGACCTTGTATGGTCGTACAGAACCCGACAGGCAAGTGATATTGCAGGCACAAGTTGCCGGTGAGATCACCGAAGTATTCGCGCAACGAGGTCAATATGTGCGCAAAGGCGATGTTATCGCTAAAATTGCACTCAATGATTTACCCGCTCAGTTAGAGCACTATCAAACTCTACTAAAACAACGCCGTGTTGATTACTACGGCGCTAAGGCTCTGTTTAGCGGTGGCCTAGAAAACGAATCTGCGTTGGCCAAGCGCCTTGCCGATGTAACCGAAGCAAAAGCAGATTTGGCACGCATTGAGTTGGCGATTGAAAACACCACCATCGTGGCGCCATTTGATGGCGTATTGAATGAGCGATTTGTTGAAGTTGGTGACTACGTCAGTCCGAGTGAAGACATTGCCATGCTGGCTGATTTGGATCCGTTGATTATTCGCGCCCACTTGTCGGAACAACAAGTGGGTACTATGGAACTCAATCAACGAGCGCGCGTGACTTTGCTCAATCAGCAACAGGCAAGCGGACAAATTCGCTACATCGCCAGTGTCGCAAACGAGCAAACCAATACTTTTAAAGTTGAAATCGCCATCGATAATGGCAACCAGCAGTATTTAGCTGGAATGAGCTCGGAAGTTGAACTGTCGAAAAGGCAAGTCTCAGCGATCAAAGTGTCCCCGGCGTTATTGGCATTAGATGCCAATGGCAGCATTGGTATTAAGTCGGTAGCCGACGAGCGCGTTGTGTTTACGCCGGCGCAAATTGTCAAAAGCGATGAAGATGGTATTTGGTTAGCTGGGTTGGCCGACGAGATGCGCATTATTACCCTAGGCCAAGGGTTTGTGCGTGCCGGCGATAAGGTGTCAGTCGTCGAGGTACTTGATTAG